The uncultured Dysgonomonas sp. genome contains the following window.
CATTATATAATTAAAATACCTATCTTTATTCTCAAATAATAAGAAATGAAATTTAAAGAAGAACAAAAAAATAAATCGGTATTAACTACCAGCTATGTGCTGACCAACGGTTCACCGGTTACCTTCGTTCTATATGATGAAGACGGCGATTGGCAACTTTTTGGTGATGAAGAAGTGGCTGATGAAGAAGATGCCTATCTTGTATCTGTAGATGAAATGCTGGAGATGGAGCCTGCCCTCCGTAAATTACCTGATTTACAGCCGGGACAAGCAGCTACCCGAGAGAAGGATAGCACCCGCTGGTTTATAGTAGAAGAGGAGGAGTAGATATTTAACATAGCTTGGACGGGATACTTATGCGGTGTTCCGTTTTTTTTGTACTTTTGCCTGACTGAAACGATTTGAGATAAATCGTTTTTATTTTATTATTTATTAAAATTTTATTTCTATGAACAACGAAAAAGGACTGGACTTTAAATCCACGACTGAAACCGGAGAGAAAAAACTGTTCATCGAAACCTATGGCTGCCAGATGAATGTGGCAGACAGCGAGGTTGTCGCATCTGTGATGCAGATGGATGGTTATACCATGACAGATAAGCTCGAAGATGCCGATGCTGTATTTGTAAACACATGTTCGATTCGTGATAATGCCGAACAACGGGTTATCCAGCGACTCGACTATTTTAATGCCCTGAAGAAAAAGAAGAAGTCCAATATGATTATCGGAGTTCTCGGGTGTATGGCAGAAAGGGTGAAAGAAGAACTGCACGACAAACATCATGTCGATGTGGTAGTAGGCCCCGATGCTTACCTAGACCTGCCTAATCTGGTGGGTGCCGCCGAAAGTGGCGAAAAAGCAATCAATGTCGTTTTATCAAAAACTGAAACATATAAGGATGTAATACCTTTGCGTATCGGAGGAAATCATATTTCGGGCTTTATATCCATTATGCGCGGATGCGATAAGGTTTGTTCGTACTGCATTGTGCCTTATACCAGAGGACGCGAACGCAGCCGCCTGCCTCAGAGTATATTGAACGAAGTTGCCGATTTACGCGATAAAGGTTTTAAGGAAGTAACTCTGCTGGGACAAAATGTAAATTCGTACCGCTATGAGAACGAAGATGGTACGGTGGTAGACTTTTCCCGTTTACTCGAAATTGTAGCACTCGAAGCTCCTAAAATGCGCATCCGGTTTACCACCTCATATCCTACCGATATGACTGATGAAACGCTGGAAGTGATAGCGAAGTATGACAATCTTTGCAAATTTATCCACCTACCTGTACAATCGGGAAGCAGCCGTATGCTGAATGTGATGAAACGTAAGTATGACAGGGAATGGTATCTGAACCGTATAGAGGCTATCAAACGGATTATTCCGGGATGCGGACTCTCTACCGATATAATGTGCGGATTCCATTCCGAAACGGAAGAAGACCAGAAGGAGACTCTATCTCTGATGCGTGAAGTATGTTTCGATTCGGCTTTTATGTTTAAATATTCGGAACGTCCGGGAACATTTGCTGCCAAGAAGTTGGAAGACGATGTGCCCGAAGATCTTAAAATAAAGCGTTTGCAGGAAATTATAGAATTACAGAACGACTGTTCCCTCGAAAGTAATAAAAGGGATATCGGCAAAGTATTTGAAGTATTAGTAGAAGGATTCTCTAAACGTTCTAAGGAACAACTGTTTGGGCGTACTTCTCAGAATAAAGTTGTTATCTTTGATAAGGGCAGTCATCGTATCGGGGATTTTGTAACTGTCAGAATTACAGGGAACACTTCGGCTACATTATTTGGCGAGGCCATTTAAGTTATAGATAGAATAAATATTGCATCTTTAAATTCTAACTTGTTTTCATTGTTTTACTTATCTGAGTACTAAATAGCTCTATGACGGTAAAATATATACATAGTTTAGTTATTTTTATTAAAGATTTTTCCTGCTTTTTCAAAAAGTAACTATATTAGATGTCCATTTTGGAAAACATAGAAAGGAAATATTTGTTATAGAAAAAAGGATTAATTTAAAAATTTAAAGAATTATGAATAAAACTGGCTCTAATTTATTATTTTTAGCCATAGGTGCAGCATTAGGTGCTGCTGTAGGCTATGTTGCAGCTTCTGATAAGAAAGAAGAATGGTTAAAAGACATAAACAGCCTTGTGGATAAAGTAAAAGGCAATGTAAAACATGCAGCAGGCAGAGGCCGGGAAAAAATAGATGAGTTGAGGAACGATGTTGAATGACCAGAAAACAGACAAAAGCTTAAATACTCTGGTTGAAGAAATCAAATTAGAACTATTAAGCTATATCAACAAAAGAATCCGGCTGTTTAAACTGGATGCTTTTGAGAAGTTGAGTCTCTCGGCTTCTGCAGTAGGATATGGCTTAATAGTTCTGTCTATTATCGCTGTACTCATGTTCTTCCTGCTCATCGGGCTGGCATTTTTTATAGGTGAACTTTTAAGTAGTCTGGCAGCCGGATTCGGTATTATGGCTCTGTTTTCTTTATTCGTACTATTGATTGTTTTTCTGCTTAGGAGAAAGATAAAAGAATCGATTCTGAATAGTACTATAAACTTTTTCAGAGGAATGGAGGATGATGATGAAAAATAAATTAACACCATTAGAAGAACTCCGTCAGGAAAAAGCAATAGCAAGGCGTGAGTGCGCTGAAAGCGAAGAGCGACTGGGAGAACACTGGACATATCTTTCCGATAATGCAGGCCCGCTCCTCTTTCAGAGTGCGATGAATACGATACTTCGCCAATTCGGATTCGGACCCGGAGAGAAATCTAAAGATGCCGAAGATGGTGGAGGAGTAGCACACAGTGGCTTGTTGGGTAGCCTGATGGCATATTATCCTATTGTATGGGAAATAGTACAACCGATGCTGCTGCGTTTTGTTGTCAAAAAGATAAAGTCTATTTTCTCGGGAAAGAAAAAGAAAAGACGGAGAGACTCTGACGAAGACGACGATTAATTCAACCGAAAAAGAAATAACAGGGAACAAGGGAGTGGTGTAGAGCCGTTTTCTTGTTTTTTGTTCTTAGATAACCCATTTTAGTACCTGTTTAAATCTTTCTTTCCTGTAGTATAAGTAAAATGCTTACAAAAAGAGTTGAAGATATACAGCACAAGATGAATGTGTATGGTAAAGAGAAACGGCCATTTCTCTTTACTGTTAACTTTGATCTGACCGAAGGCTTTTTTTTAGAAAATCCTCTCGGGCAGACAGAGGTATTATTCGATGTAAGAGGACGGGGTAATTCTTCTGTGAAAAAAGCAATTGAAAACGATATACAATTTAGTACGAACCCTCTTACTTATGCTGCTTATAAAGCGAAATTCGATATTGTCCACCAAGGTTTGCTAAAAGGTTATTCCTATCTTACTAATCTGACAATAAAGACACCCATATCTACCAATCTATCATTCCCTGATATTTTCGCATATAGTAATGCTCCTTATAAACTGCTATTGCCCGGACGCTTCGTCTGTTTTTCACCTGAACGGTTTGTGAAAATATCGGGTCGGATTATATCTACCAATCCGATGAAAGGGACAATAGACGCTTCTATTCCTAATGCCGAGCAAATTATCTTGAATGACTATAAAGAAACCGCAGAACACAATACAATTGTAGACCTGTTGCGCAACGACCTGAGTATTGTAGCCGATTATGTGCAAGTCAGCAGATTCAGGTATATAGACCGGATAAAAACCAACAGAACCGATATTTTGCAGGTAAGCTCTGAAATCACAGGACGGTTACAGGATGATTACGCTGATAATTTCGGAGATATCATTTTCGGAATGCTTCCCGCCGGGTCTATATCAGGCGCACCAAAACCGGCAACCTTAGATATTATCAGAGAGGCAGAGAATGAACCCCGTGGATACTATACCGGAATATTCGGCTACTATGACGGTAAAGAACTCGATACGGCGGTAATGATACGTTTCATAGAAGAGGACGATGGCCGGTACTATTTCCGAAGTGGAGGAGGAATAACTGCCTATAGCGATTGTGAGAGCGAATATAAAGAGGTACTGAGTAAAATCTATTTACCGATAATATGACGCAACTTGTTTTTACCGAAGCATTAAAAATACTGGACGGTAAGTTCTGCAACCTGCCTTTTCATCAGGAACGCATTCTTCGTACGTCAAAGACCTTTTTCACAAAACCGACTTTGGTTGACTTGTCGGAAGGCGATATTCCGCCCGAATACAGGAGTGGGATAGTAAAATGCCGTATACTATATTCCGACCATGTGATAGGCGTTGAATACCAATGTTATAAGTTCAGAGCTATCCGGAAACTCAAGTTAGTGGTTGATGATAGCATCGACTACTCTTTTAAATATGCGGACAGGCACAATATAGATAACCTTTTCTCCCAAAAAGAAGATTGTGATGATATCTTAATAGTAAAGAATGGCTGTATAACCGACACATCATTCAGTAATGTCGTATTCAGAAATGAATCGGGCTTATACACACCCGCTTCTTATCTGCTGGCGGGAACTAAGCGCCGATTATTGCTAGAACAGGGCGTTATACAAGAAAAAGAGATAAAGGCGGAGGACATAAAAGAGTATTCAAGGCTATACATAATCAATGCCATGATAGACCTTGAAGACGATGTAAGCCTCGAAACTTCCGACCTTATATAGAGCCTATTTCAAGAAGTTACTTTTTACAATAGTCTCTACTCTGGTTTTAGTCGAATCTGTCGAAATAGCAGTTACGTCTCCCGTACAGTTAGTAAAATACACATAGTTACCCCGGTCATAAAATCGATATACTTTACACCCTTCATGTTCGAAAAGGTATTCCACCTTATAAGTCTGATTATTATCAGAGGCTCTACTGGCAACAGGCCGCTGCGAATAACATGAAGATAAATTAATGACCACTATGCTGGTCAAAAGTAAGGTAAAGAGTGCTTTCATATCCTTATTCTTTATTTTGTTAGACTTCAGTCCTTATTCTTCATCTTTTCTTTTCGAATCGTACTTCTTTCCTGCAAATATATCATACTTGCGGAACTCACATTGCAATGAACCATTAACAAGTTGTATTTTTTTAGATGGTTTCAGCCCGATTTTATCAAAGCATTCTTTCTTATAACTGAGTACCCATGCCGAATAACCCATAAATACATGCTTGAAGCGTTCCCCTATCATTTCATACAATCCGTTCAGGTCTTCCGGTTTTATACGTTCGCCATATGGTGGATTCGTAATCAATATTCCTTTCTCCGCGGGAGCCTGTGTGTATTTTTCGAAAGGCTTCGCTTCGAGATTGATATGACGTTCCAAACCTGCACCCTTAACATTTTTTGCGGCTATATCGATAGCTTCCTGAGAAATATCCGATCCATAAATCTTATAATTGAATTCCCGTTCTCCGCTATCATCGTTGTATATGGTTTCGAAAAGGTCGGCATTAAAATTCTTCCACTTTTCGAAAGCGAAATTCTGACGGTATATCCCCGGCGGTACATTCATAGCTATCATAGCAGCTTCGATAAGCAGTGTCCCTGAACCGCACATCGGATCCACAAAGTCGGATTCGCCCCGCCATCCTGTTTTAAGGATCATTCCTGCTGCCAGCACTTCGTTCAAAGGTGCTTCTGTTTGGGCTACACGGTATCCTCTTTTATGCAATGATTCGCCCGAGCTGTCAAACGACAAAGTACATTTGTCATGCGCGACGTGAAAATTGATAAGCAGGTCGGGATTTTTTGTATCCACAGACGGACGTTTGCCCGTTTTTTGCATAAAGTAGTCGGCAATAGCATCCTTTACACGGTAAGCCACAAATTTAGAGTGGGTGAAATAGTCTGAAAAAGTGATAGCGTCAATGGCGAAAGTACTATCCTCTGTCAGATGTTCATACCAGTTCATAGCCTTTACCTTCTTATATATTTCGTCTGTATTTTTAGCCTTAAATTCAAATACGGGACGAAGTATGCGTAAGGCTGTCCGGCTGTGTATATTTGCTTTATAGAGCATTGCCAGATCTCCTTCGAAGGAAACCATACGCTTACCGATCTCCAGATTATTTGCTCCAAGTCCGATAAGCTCTTCAGCCAAAACATCTTCTAGGCCGGCCATCGTTTTGGCTATCATTGTAAATTCTTTCTTTATCATCGTTTGCTTATCAGCTTATAATTTTATTTTTTTCGATTTCCCTTTCGATTCGTTGTGGAAAGCGTCTACTGCGGTGACTACATATTTATACTCCTTATTACCACCTTCGTAAGGCAATACAAGGCTGTTGTCCCGTGTTATGGCTACAATATACTGAGGGTTGTCCAGATTCTCTTTCTCTCCTTTCGCAAAACGGTAAACCACATAGTATTGGGCTGTTTCAGGATCATATTTGTCCGAATTGCTTTTCCAATTCAATGTATGAGAGGTTGCTGTATAGGATTCCTCCACCTTATTTACCTTCTTAGGACTTTTGTTGTGCATATGCTTATATGCCGGAATAAGGGCAGGGTATTTGTGATAATTATTTTTCAATTGGGTAGCGATACCCTTGTAGTTATCCAATAATTCGTATGCCGGCCAGAAACAGTTGCCATGTACAGTTGTAAAACTACGCGATAGCACCATCTTTTCATTCAGCTGATTATCACCCGAAGGCTGTGTATTAGCATCCATTGTCCGTTTTACATCCTGACCGATATAAAGATGCTGGTCGTAATTATTGAACGCCCACCATTTGATCAGGGTTTTATAATCGGCGGCTTTGTGGCCTATCTCCCAATATACCTGAGGCATATTGTAATCTATCCAGCCATTTTTTACCCATAACTTTACATCGGCATACAGGTCATCGTAATTTTGCAGACCATTAGTATCACTTCCCGAACCGTCAGGGGTGCTTTTCTTATTGCGGTAAATACCAAACGGGCTGATTCCAAATCTTACCCATGGTTTTGATGTCATCAGGGTATGTTTTATCTCTTGTATCAGCAAATTCACATTGTTGCGCCGCCAGTCGGTCAGTTGATTCTGAGAGAAACCCTGTTGTTTTGCATATGTCCTAAAACTGTTATCATCAGGGAATCCTTCTCCGGCAATAGGGTAAGGATAGAAGTAATCATCCATATGTATAGCATCTACTTCGTAACGCATTACAATATCTTTTACCACATCGCAGATAAATTTACGGTTGGCAGGAATGCCCGGGTCGAAATAGATTTTACCCCCGTATTTTAGAAACCGTTCAGGGTATCTACGGTATATATGGTTTTTTGCGAACATATCATTCTCGCTGGCTGATACGCGGTAAGGATTGAGCCAGGCATGAAGTTCCATATTGCGTTTGTGACATTCTTCTACAAGGAATGCCAAAGGGTCGAATCCTCCTTCGGGAGCTACCCCCTGCGTTCCGGTAAGAAAAGCGCTCCAAGGCTCCAGTTCCGATTTATAGAATGCATCAGCATAAGGACGTGCCTGAAAAATAACGGCATTGATACCTTCGGCATGAAGTTCATCCAGTGTTTTTATGAAATATGTTTTCAACTGCG
Protein-coding sequences here:
- the miaB gene encoding tRNA (N6-isopentenyl adenosine(37)-C2)-methylthiotransferase MiaB → MNNEKGLDFKSTTETGEKKLFIETYGCQMNVADSEVVASVMQMDGYTMTDKLEDADAVFVNTCSIRDNAEQRVIQRLDYFNALKKKKKSNMIIGVLGCMAERVKEELHDKHHVDVVVGPDAYLDLPNLVGAAESGEKAINVVLSKTETYKDVIPLRIGGNHISGFISIMRGCDKVCSYCIVPYTRGRERSRLPQSILNEVADLRDKGFKEVTLLGQNVNSYRYENEDGTVVDFSRLLEIVALEAPKMRIRFTTSYPTDMTDETLEVIAKYDNLCKFIHLPVQSGSSRMLNVMKRKYDREWYLNRIEAIKRIIPGCGLSTDIMCGFHSETEEDQKETLSLMREVCFDSAFMFKYSERPGTFAAKKLEDDVPEDLKIKRLQEIIELQNDCSLESNKRDIGKVFEVLVEGFSKRSKEQLFGRTSQNKVVIFDKGSHRIGDFVTVRITGNTSATLFGEAI
- a CDS encoding YtxH domain-containing protein, which encodes MNKTGSNLLFLAIGAALGAAVGYVAASDKKEEWLKDINSLVDKVKGNVKHAAGRGREKIDELRNDVE
- a CDS encoding phage holin family protein — encoded protein: MLNDQKTDKSLNTLVEEIKLELLSYINKRIRLFKLDAFEKLSLSASAVGYGLIVLSIIAVLMFFLLIGLAFFIGELLSSLAAGFGIMALFSLFVLLIVFLLRRKIKESILNSTINFFRGMEDDDEK
- a CDS encoding aminodeoxychorismate synthase component I; this translates as MLTKRVEDIQHKMNVYGKEKRPFLFTVNFDLTEGFFLENPLGQTEVLFDVRGRGNSSVKKAIENDIQFSTNPLTYAAYKAKFDIVHQGLLKGYSYLTNLTIKTPISTNLSFPDIFAYSNAPYKLLLPGRFVCFSPERFVKISGRIISTNPMKGTIDASIPNAEQIILNDYKETAEHNTIVDLLRNDLSIVADYVQVSRFRYIDRIKTNRTDILQVSSEITGRLQDDYADNFGDIIFGMLPAGSISGAPKPATLDIIREAENEPRGYYTGIFGYYDGKELDTAVMIRFIEEDDGRYYFRSGGGITAYSDCESEYKEVLSKIYLPII
- a CDS encoding aminotransferase class IV, producing the protein MTQLVFTEALKILDGKFCNLPFHQERILRTSKTFFTKPTLVDLSEGDIPPEYRSGIVKCRILYSDHVIGVEYQCYKFRAIRKLKLVVDDSIDYSFKYADRHNIDNLFSQKEDCDDILIVKNGCITDTSFSNVVFRNESGLYTPASYLLAGTKRRLLLEQGVIQEKEIKAEDIKEYSRLYIINAMIDLEDDVSLETSDLI
- a CDS encoding DUF4884 domain-containing protein yields the protein MKALFTLLLTSIVVINLSSCYSQRPVASRASDNNQTYKVEYLFEHEGCKVYRFYDRGNYVYFTNCTGDVTAISTDSTKTRVETIVKSNFLK
- a CDS encoding family 10 glycosylhydrolase, whose translation is MNKNKALHLLLTVIVLSILSSCKTQQQRVTFTDIAHPKREFRGAWLSTAWQTRYRTMTVSQLKTYFIKTLDELHAEGINAVIFQARPYADAFYKSELEPWSAFLTGTQGVAPEGGFDPLAFLVEECHKRNMELHAWLNPYRVSASENDMFAKNHIYRRYPERFLKYGGKIYFDPGIPANRKFICDVVKDIVMRYEVDAIHMDDYFYPYPIAGEGFPDDNSFRTYAKQQGFSQNQLTDWRRNNVNLLIQEIKHTLMTSKPWVRFGISPFGIYRNKKSTPDGSGSDTNGLQNYDDLYADVKLWVKNGWIDYNMPQVYWEIGHKAADYKTLIKWWAFNNYDQHLYIGQDVKRTMDANTQPSGDNQLNEKMVLSRSFTTVHGNCFWPAYELLDNYKGIATQLKNNYHKYPALIPAYKHMHNKSPKKVNKVEESYTATSHTLNWKSNSDKYDPETAQYYVVYRFAKGEKENLDNPQYIVAITRDNSLVLPYEGGNKEYKYVVTAVDAFHNESKGKSKKIKL